The DNA window ataattttaaattattttattacatagtACTACTTTGATATCGATGGGAATCCCCACCGAGACCTACTTATGGGGACTTTATATTCGGTGATGGCGGAGCGATATAGTGAGCGAAAGACGCTCAGACACAAGCATTTCaaacaacattacaaaaaaccagaagattgggacacagttctcaaattcccccctgactacttgaataccgagacttggaaaccggtttgcgaattgttcgttagcgaggcatttttgaatcgttcaactaaaaataaatcgaatcggcaactaatgaaatatccaacaacGCAAGGCACAAAATCGTTGGCGTCCATACGCCACGGAATGGTATgtattaattctttaattgttaaatgtttcataaaaaaattctttaatagttaataatattttttcttataataaactaatttaattgtttatatttgTATAGGGGGGTCCTCCTGGAGAGCATGTAGTTGAAGCATGGAAGGAGATCCATGTGAAAAAACCGTCTGGAAATTTCGTTAATGAATTAGCTGCAAAAGATTATGTAAgtgattaaaattatttattattaaaatttatattttatattaattacatattctaataattttgatttaaataggAGGAACTGATCAAGGAGCTTGATAGGAAGCGACTTGAACGACAATCCCAGAGCGATACTGGGACTGAATCTGAATCTGATGCGGTTATCTGTTTGACGTAATGGAAACAGTTCTAGGCCAAAGATCTGACTATCAAAGAGGCGTGGGTAAAAGGCTCAAGGGCAAAGGAAAGAAACCAATCCCTCAAACTCAATCAACGGTGCCTCCCCAACCAACTACTGAAATGATGAGCACCATGGCAGATATATTCTCAGCTATGCGTGCCACTTGGGGGGGTAATTTGACGCCTGAACAACGTGCCCAAATATTTAACCCACGCTTTGACAATTTCGTTCAAACGTATAGTCAATCGCAGTCGCCTGGTGGTTCGTCTTCTCAAAGTCATGCCGCTCCTCcggaacagcaacaacaacctcctACGCAACCACAATTTCAGCCTTCCTCGCAACAACAATTCCAAAATTTGTCACAGaagaatttgaattttttttgcaaGAAGAACCCCAATCTTTTCCTCGGCAATTTCCTCGGCGGAACAACAGTCTGCTCCGCCAATGGGAAATCAGTTCTTATACCGAACACCGTCAGAGTCTCCTCCGCTCGGCTCAAACTTTGctgattttggattatttgggagttcatcgcaggagaaccaatttttttcaactcccattttcaaccaagctgagctcggtaatttgacgctgggtttatcatcagaccaagcgtatgtgccttctccgccacgggcttcggggactcgtaccgaaaataatccagatcaagacttcataattagagacttgaatgaagatgttaatgaataatttatttatgttttgtaataatttagtttaattttgagacaatattttattaggattaatatgttaaagttaattactttggagacaattttaaattattaataaattttattaaattgttttaattatattaattagatttatttattaaatatttaattaaattgttttaattatattaattagatttatttattaaatatttaattatttatttatatataatgtaaataaatttttaaaaataattaatattttttttttattattgggtgttgtagcggcggagcaatagcggcgggaccccgccgctattgccctgTGTCAGTCTCGAAACACGAAACTGACAcagagcaatagcggcggggtcccgccgctattgctccgccgctattaacagtattagcggcggaaccagtttttggccgctaatactattagtagcggccaagcaatagcggcggaccaatagcggccgaggtccgccgctattgccctttAGCGGCCAAAAACTGGAGCAATAGCGGCCGAGgggcccgccgctattgctcctgAATGTTGTAGTGACACATTAATGTTTTTCGCTTAGCTAGGTTATCTCCTATGAAGAAACAAAAAGAGTGTGTTTGGAAATGGaatatacatattattaattaattgttgtTATTGTGttctctttattatatttttatatatatatatatagaatataaaATAATGACGACAATATTAAGCATATGGgacatatataaaatgtttCACTTGTAAAGTTTAGCACACGATTGGTAGTAGAGACATTTTTAATTATTCCTACAAAATCTTCTAACTTGGAgtgctatatataaatatagtagCTACTCAAATAAAACATTtgagctatatatataataataataacataaataagaTATAGCTACATAGAAGCAAAAAAGAAACAATAATAATACTATTATGGGGTTAGAATTAATGAGGGTATATATATATGGTCCAAAAATAAAGAACAATCAGCAATCAAATCCATGTTTCACAAAGGactaaacaaataaatatatatatatataagtcttATTATCTTAAATTAAGTTCATTAATTATTCaagaatatatatacacatcaataatattaatacatacacatatacgtgtgaaaatatatttattatatatatatgtgtaatatATGAAGATCACCATCACTACCAAACCAAACTAATCAGTTGGGAAACAACTCATTGGAGCATTAAGATGAGAGAGGCCCCCCCATCCCATGCATGAACCCTCCTTTTTTCTTGTctacatatatagatatatattaatattacttACTATAGTatgatttataataaataatgataGTAATGTATGATATGATATGATAtgatgtatatatgtatatatgtatataaatattcaataatTTTCCATCAAATCAACACTAAAGTTTTAGTGTATATTTTTCCAGCAACGGCATGTGATTGCCATGCTCTCGTACCCATTCTTAAGCTAAACTTCATGTGATGATAAGATTGGTGTTATCATACAAagcaaaaaattatatatatgtttcatGGTTGGGGAtaggttttctttcttttcctacACTTTTGGCCACTTTCTTTtctaattaagttttttttttttttttttgtcacacTACTACTAGTCAATGTTTTTGTCTTTGTGGGGGCCATAATCACATATGAAATTTGTTTTGACAAATTAAACATTGCCATATActaaacatttatatatatataaatattatatatcatcATAACAACgatatttcaatatatatatatggcaaATAGTTTAAATCATGTTGGTGGATGATGATGTTGTGTACTTGCTCATAATTATAGAGCAAGGTCGGTTATGGATAAttcctatttttctttttggtaaaatcaatttaatgtatatttcaaACGTGtggttattatatataatgaattaattataGAGATGAGATAAGAATCCTCCAGGTGTGGAATATTAAATGTCATTAATTAGATTAGATTAGACAAATATAGAAAGACTAGTCATTAGTACATGAAAAATTGTATAGAGGTTCTTTACttcttttcctttttccatCTTTCTGAAAGAATTATTTAGAATATTCTATTTATATAGTTAGGAATAATAACACCTTTTttgtctattattattattattattattattattattattatgcgtTAAATGTTAGAATTTAGGGAATAAGATGAATGGAGtttcatctcaaaactaattagcAATGGGAGGAGTAATCAATTCTTCTTATAtattcaattatctttccacacattagcaatgtgagaCTCTCTAGTCTCTAACATTaaatgtaaaattatgaaaGATGTATTATATCGGCACATTTTTTTTCCCTTATTATCTCACtcattctttttaattaaactcccataattttttttaaataaaaatgaaaccccgatcttttttattttactataaaATTATCTTCAAGAATATATAGTATAGCTAAgaaagtttattaatttaaaagtgAACTACTTCGGGAGGAAGAAGGTGCACCAATGCAAACAATTGAGTCATCACTGTGGTTTGAAAAATACTCAATTCAAGTTTCAAGATCCTTTTACTTAGAAAGAAAAGAGCACTATGTATTTTCTAAAGAAAATTCACCATAAAAAATTAAGGAGAGTTCGAGTGTAAATCTAATGTTTATCGAAACTAGAAAATTGTTGTATAAAAGCTTGTGTTGTGTTGCGCTGTATTTTTCTATACTACTAAGAACCGATTTGGTATAATTGTGTTGTGGAAAAAAACAACTCTAGctatatgtaaaaaaaacatCTACCACAAAACTGTGGAAAAAAGCTAAGCTGGTgtttagaaaattataaattttagggGGTGTTTGGTACGATgtgttcaaaataatttgattatagggaatattatgaaggagaatatgattataggaaaatgtgtaaactgtgtttggttgtgtagggtaatatgtaatcatattcctattaattaaattaaactgTTTGGTTAAGTACAtgaatcttatatattattttaaaaaattaaaattaaaatatttttttatatatttatttaatgttaattatatataaacataaaataattatttattaaagtaatttatttattaattagtaaatattaaattggagaattaccccatatactatttttttaatctttttttcttttccaaatttacggtttgggtttctaaagtagttgcagcgctagttgcaatatggattttatacgattttttgttgcaatttaggttgaagtgttagttgcaatagaggtttctatgtagaatctcgtaaaaatgcaaaaaaaaaattattttgaagtgtaaaaatgaaaaagtccctattaaattttattgtattttttattaattaaaatgaatatttctatatattttatcactatattatttatttttgtttgctaTGTCATTTATGTGTAAACCATCCgcataaaatttatgtataatgaatatacatatattattgctaataatataaaaataactcagTTAAAAAAAACCGATCTCACAAACTAAAtatataccataatattttatttataataaattataatattatttgcatttaaatttatttattaattcaaaaattctattcaaattatCCTACCCTTTTTTAAAAGTATTAACATTACCTTCCTCAAGGGTAGTTATAATACTCCAAGGCTACagattcaaaacaaacaaggtaatgtttcacattaccatTCCCTTGTTAGCATTAAACTATTCTAAACACCCCCTTAATGTGCTAAGATTATAttataatgataatattataataataattatttttcccaattatatatttttatatgcatttaataaaaataatttatagttattttaaattatattttaatcatatgtaaataaaaaataaaaactcacaTATATAAGAAGCTATAGGTTAAGGTCGTTTGttagtgtaaaaaataaaagatatgaaatttaaaatataataataaaaaaaattataacttttattttttaatatatataataaataagtatatatatttttagtacaaataaatttaatataatcttttatttaaaatattttttcaaaaagttGAGTTATACCAACTTTTACTTTGATAACTTCCCTATAAattctttaataattatttttttatgtttaccaACGCTTttttatcacaatttttttttatataaaaaaacagcttttaatttttcaaaaaagtgTGTCAAAGGGGCCTTAACTCAGTTTGATTCCAGTGAATTAACTTTGATTTTATTACTTTATagtttatactattttttttcaagCATTTGGCTAATCTATTTAATAGAGGTAAAAGCCgttacatcaaattatgttttttcaaCATTTATGcat is part of the Cannabis sativa cultivar Pink pepper isolate KNU-18-1 chromosome 5, ASM2916894v1, whole genome shotgun sequence genome and encodes:
- the LOC133038449 gene encoding uncharacterized protein LOC133038449; protein product: MLCPGGHLNFSDVPQQYKDQVLNRIRYYFDIDGNPHRDLLMGTLYSVMAERYSERKTLRHKHFKQHYKKPEDWDTVLKFPPDYLNTETWKPVCELFVSEAFLNRSTKNKSNRQLMKYPTTQGTKSLASIRHGMGGPPGEHVVEAWKEIHVKKPSGNFVNELAAKDYEELIKELDRKRLERQSQSDTGTESESDAVICLT